Genomic window (Notolabrus celidotus isolate fNotCel1 chromosome 15, fNotCel1.pri, whole genome shotgun sequence):
acaaaaacccaacatcaagacaggataagatccagtcccatcttacagacaggactcagtctgatctcatcttaatccaccatgagcagagcactttgcagcatttagcaagttacagtggcaaggacaaacttcctttaacaggcagaaacctccagcaggaccagactcatgttagacacacatctgctgagactgttttggagagagggatagagggagatgaagagagagagagatgatagtggtgaggcaGATAGTAATGggtgcagcagctggagtctggcacatccacagcagcaggcataCTGGTGTTGCTCTCTTAATTaaatttctgtaaatgtgtgaactAATGTCAttcaaaaatcaacacaacattgACAAGATGTTAAAATCACTGACCATAATGTTACACAGGATATCTGTAAAGGCATGCAAAAACATCAGCTCCCAGTACCAGATGGAAACAGAAGAAATTGAATATTAacaacacagaacagaacctactgtccctttaaaagtCTGTCTATTTCAGTTTACAAACTCAGCAACATACGAATAATGGAATTCAACTCGTATTCCAGCATGTAGAggctgagtgaatgtggtctggactctgtggaggagagtcatggtttcagagacGGCGTAGAAGGACAGAATACCTGCTTCGTGATCCAAGTACACTCCTATCCTGGAGGACCCATCAGCTGGGATGGGAGTTTCAATATTGTTGTGCCAAAAACCATAGCTGTAGGTACGGTAACAAAATAAAGCCCAAGATTTGTCATTGTATCCAAATCTACACTCTTCTGAGATCCCTTCTCTACTGATGTTCTTGTATGCGACTGCTATATAAGTTTCTTCCCCGTGCCActccacctcccagtaacaaCGTCCAGTCAGACTCTCTCTACTCAGGACCTGCCATTCATCAGTGAATCTGTCTGGGTGGTTGGGATAAGACCCCTCTCCACTAAATCTTATCTCTCGGTTCTCTTTTGACAACAATAGGTCATTGTGTACAGTGTTTGGATCCAGTGTGATGTCACGTGAGTATCTTAAGAACTCAGCTCTGGTCTGgggctctggttctggtcttagttgtgacagtaaaacatccacttcagtcactgtctgtgagatgtttgtccatccctctctcagaGTGTCCTGTAGTTTATCTCTGACTCCTGACACAGCCGCTGTCACATCCTCAAAGTACCTCAGAGGACGGGTCTTGATGCTGGATGAGTGTGTAGATCCACTGAGTGCTGACAGTGAGGGGTAGTCCTGTAGAAACTGGTtgtggtcctctgtgtgtgacagcttctgcagctcagcatctctcctcttcagctcagtgatctcctgctccagcttctcctgaagctctttgactcgactcacttcagtttcctgctgggatctgacctgctgcttcacatcagAGCGTCTTTTCTCCATGAGACGGATCAGCTCAGTGAACATCTCCTCACTGTGCTCCACTGCTTTATCAGCGGAGCCGTTGATAACCTCCACCTCCTGTTGAAACAGCttcacatctttctctctgtcctggattctctgctggatgtttagTCGAGTCCCCTCgagctctctctgcctctcagtcctttctgctgcagctgagactgTGTCGTGGCCTTTATGTTCgtccacagagcagagataacagatagactgctgatcagtacggcagaacatcttcatcacctcatcaTGACGAGAGCAGACGTTGTCCTGGAGCTTCTTGGAGGGCTCcaccagcttgtgtttcttataGGCCGGAGTTTGAAGATGAGGCTGAAGGTGTTTCTCACAAAAAGAGATCAAACAGAGCAGACAGGACTTACAGGCTCTCAGTTTCCTCCCGGTGCAGACATCACAGGCCACATCTTCAGGTCCAGCATagcagtgatcagcaggagcagcttggagtccagtcttcttcagctcctccactaAATCTGCTAACATGGTGTTTTTCCCCAGGACAGGCCTCGGTGTGAAGGTCTGCCTACACTGAGGGCAGCTGTAGtctctcttctcatcctctTTATCCCAGTGGGTTTTAATACAGTTCATGCAgtagctgtgtccacagggaaCAGTCACCGGATCCTTCGGTAGGTCCAGACAGATCGAACAAGCGAAGGTTTCTCGGTCCGGCTGAACTCCTTTCTGCGCCATTTCAACTCTCAGTAACAGTGACTGACTGACTATCACTTCCTTCTAGTCTGAGCTCTGATCTACTTAATGCCGGTCATTGTAGTGAATTGGGCCTGTCAGCTCTTGTTTGTCCACCCATCTTCAAACTGTAGAGAGGGGAGGGAACCAGGAAGTATTTGCTCAGAGTGGAGCTGGCTGTGTTTGAGAGCAGGGAGAAGAGGGAGGGGTTATCCAGCTCTGATTCAGGAAGAGGAGCGCTTTGAGACAAATATTGCCGGCCGCAGTTGCCCTGATAGCTGAAGACTGAGCAGCCACACTGACTCCATGTTTTAATAATTAATGATGTCCATTTGCATTAACAGTTTACAGCATTTACTTCACAGGCAGCCTTTTCAATGTGCACACTAAAATGCTTCAAATAAGGGTTAATGTGTCATGAACAGGTGGTTCTGTATGCTCAGGTTTTTCAGTCACACACCTCAAACATAAATGTCCcaactttgaacattgttgctgttatcacgACCGCTTCTGATTTAAATAattttgtagagatcagcagcttggAGTCACTCTCAAGATTGCAGgtcaggatgttgctccacttttccctctcagagatgtaCTGTACTTCAGACCATGTATAAAACTTCTTTCAGTTCCTAATGaaggaaaatatatttcatatGCTACATTTTTCCCTTACCCTAAAGAAAATATACAAAACCGAACTTTCAAAACTGCATACTGAACCAAATCTTAATTTTGTGTACTGTTATACCTCTAACCAGCTCACAAAAAGTCATTTCTTCTCTCTTATTTTAGTAGTCTGTGGGATCATGCACCTACAGGGACTGAATTGTTTGAGCAGTGCCTTTTCCTGTTGCAGAAGCCAGTTTTTCAGCTCAGCATGTCTCTTTACAGGAGCAGTGTGTTGGTGACACCTAGTGTTTATAAATGGGTACTGCAGTCCAAATTCAAAACTGTGGAGAGAGCGGTctactctccctccctccctcctctctaaAGCTGAACACTGAAGCTTCAGGAGAGTAAGACGAGGCTGAAAGTCTACTTGGAAAATGTCACGCAACGAGTCATTCACTGTGTTGTTATGTAAAGGTGAAGCACGGCACACTTCAGTTCATTGTTCATCAGCTGTAGGTAACTTAATTTAGTATGTGAATTTTAAGAATGACGAGTAACTTGAAGAATAACTCCTGATGCATTCAGTTTCCAGTGTCATTTTGGCGTTACCTGACTAATGTTGGTGACACTATGTCTAGACTGAGGTGGGACGCCGGGGGACGTTTTGGTCACAAAAGAGTGCTTAACGTAAACAGAACTATGATGAGCCGATCAGGAGCCAAAAAGCCTGTTCGTTCTGAGCCAAAAGATCTGCATCGAAGTACAAGCCTAAAGTCCAGTCACGAGTAACATCCCTCAGGCTGTTTACCctacaatgataataataataataataataataataataataatgataataatgataataataaaaatagtaataataaaaaaatagtaataataaaaaaatagtaataacaataacaataataataataataataataataataacaatgagaataaaaaaacaaaaataataatgataacacgaacaagaataataatgaaaataaataaataatcataatagaaataattaaaaacaaataataataataataataataataataataataataataataataatgataataaaaaactgTGAGTGACGGATTAATGAGCCAATAAGCTATTATAGTGAAAATATGGGGTAATACAGAAGCCATTTTTAAATAGGTTACACAAACATGACCAAAAATTATAACTTTTATACCTCCTTTGTGACTTATGTGATAAACTCTTATCAGAACAGATGCTTTGGAAATTAACTTTGTTGTCAGAGTCACATTTCATTCCCACTCTCCTTCAGTCCAACAGATCTCTTTCAATCTATCACCTGTTTCCCTTCTTTGCTCTTTTGTCAAGCTGGACTTGATTTGAAAACTTGGTCCTGTAAGTGTAGAACAGATATTTGAGATCATGTCTGATCCTCATAAAggctttcatttcatttcagttgGTCCTGATGACAGTGAAGATCCACCAGATGGCAACGCTTCCCTTTATCACCAcaatcctgctgctgctgaacgtTTGACATATTTTTGAATTTAATAACTTATTAATGTGAACTAAAAGTGCAACATATCAATAATGAACAAGAGAAGACTCAACGTGACACCTCTAGAATAATCTGATGCCTGAAAAAGATCTGAAAAGCAcaaaaagtcatatttttgcttctgattctgatttactgtgcatgaaaatgttccttttaatGTAAAGTGGATCCTCAGGGAGGCTGAGAAGAATACTGATGACATGAAAGCGGGGAATAGGAGGGACTATTTATTGAAGCTGTACACAAaattcatctttaaatcaataattcatctttaaataaaaaacatctttaaatcaataaatcgtctttaaatcaataactcATCTTTATTCACCCTAACatcttgtgtttctgctctttgGTGCATAAATCAATAAAAGTGATCATAAAGTGCGTATCAGACAACGTGTAATAGTACTCTGATTTATTCTGCTGTAACTGTGAGATATCAGTCAAACACGTTTGAACCCCTGATATAAAACACATCCCTAAGACACACTGTTTTCAAGCAGCTGTTTGAACACAGGAACAAAGTTGGTTTAACTTTTagaatgtgtcagtgttgtttcacACCTTGCTtctgctgccccctagtggctgaaAAGAGTTATGGATGGATAACATCAAAATCGTCCTTCACATTAACGTCACCTCATCCAAACCAATTTTCCATCAGCTATTGTGATGggtgactttttttaaaaactcaagaccgacctttttagtctcgcttctAACTGAGTTTAATTTTTCTTATCTTATGTGACTTTATTGACTTTTATTAAGTTTAAATCTTAGTGTGTTTCATCGCCTCACACACtgtcttattttcatttattattgtggtctttttaatattttaatttcaaaagttttttattattatttcacttgtatgaaaagtgctttaggCTATAAATCAAAGAAACTCATACTTTCACACTGATAGTACCTTAACGTCTGTTTATTGAGCTTTTACTGAatcactcctctttttctttggcCTCGTGGTTTGGTCACATATCTTTAGTGTCACCTCATCCACACTATTCTCACATCAGCTATTGTGATGCTGCATTCAGGACACAAGTCAAAAATAGGCAAAAAAGAGATTgtcaaacaacatttttttttctttacaccaAATTTATTCTGCCAAACAAATTTCTATAAATGTGATGATAGAATCTCTACAAAtatggctttgatctcagagttccggctttgatcttagaattccggctttgatcttagaattctggctttagtcacagaattctggctttggtcccagaattctggctttgatcccagaattctggctttgatcccagaattctggctttgatcccagaattctgactgtaatAGCGAAATTTCTGTTTTGATCCcaaaattcagactttgatgtcagagttctgggtttgatcttggaattctgagaaaaaacgTCTTCCAACATATCACTATCACATgattaatacattatttttatattattatcatcatgtcACCACCTCCTCACTATACTCAAGGTAGCTTTTGTGATGCTGCATCAAagacacatttgaaaaaaaggaaacaaaagaaattgtctaacattttttattagaaACACAATTTATTCTGCCAAATAAATGTCTCTAAATGTGATGATAGAATTTAGACAAATATGGCTTTGATTTCAAAATTCCAGCTTTAACATAAAATCTGTGCTTTTGATCccagaattctgttttttaacttaGATTTCTGCATTTGATCCCAGACTTCTTGCTATGATATCAGAATTCCTGCTTTGATTTAAGCATTCCAGCTTTGATCCCAGAATTCTGGCTGTGATctcaaaatttcagttttgatcCCAAATTTGGGCTTTGATTCCAGAATTCTTGGATTAATCTCAGAACAGAATTCCAGCTTTGACCTTGGAATTCTGAGACAAAACCGTCCTCCTACATATCACTatcacattattttatattattatgatCATGTCACCACCTCCTCACTATACTCAAGTCAGCTATTGTGATGCTGCATTCAGGATACAGGTCAAAAATAGGAAAAAAGAGattgtcaaacttttttttttcttcacactaAATGTATTCTACCAAACAAAtgtctttaaatgtgattaTAGAATTTCTACAAAtatggctttgatctcagaattacCAAAAAAACATCAACCCACAAACAAACCCAGCAACATGAGTGTCAACTTATTTACACTATTctcaagaaaaagaggaaagaagagatttttttttacccttaacAGCATAATATATTCTGCCAAACaaatttctctaaatgtgatgaTAGAATTTCTACAAATGTACAAAGTGCCAAAACAAAATACGTACAATAATGAAAGGTctgctgtttcctctcttcAGATTCATGAATCAGATCAGAAACAACAGCATAAAAATGCATCAATACAAATAATCAGCCAACATCTAGAGCAGAGACAAGTTGATATTTTCATGCAGAGAAATGTCAGTTCAGGTGAACAGAAATCATCATGAGCAGTGAAAGCCTCCATGGCTAAACAGACACAGGAAGAAGTGTAACTTcaacaaactcaaacatttacacaacaAAGGAGAAGATGTCAAAGTCCCGCCCACcaagtttgattgacagctgacagCAATCAGCTCTCAGCaacaaacaggaataaaaatCAAGTTGAAGAATTCAAACACAGAAGTGAACCCACTGTCCCTGAAATGACTTCTGTCTATTTCCCGCTACACAATTTAGCTGTGGATCCAAAAGACCAGTAAATCCAGAGTCCAGCATGTAGAGGCTGAGTGAAcgtggtctggactctgtggaggagagtcatgGTTTTAGAGacgctgtagaaggacagagtaCCTGCTCTGTGATCCAGATACACTCCTACTCTGGAGGACCGAGGACCTGAGACAGGAGTTTGGACATTGTTGAACCAAAAGTGACAACTCTTTTTGGAACAATCTAAAGACCAAGATTTGTCATTGTatccaaacacacattcatttgagctctctgctctgctgatatTCTTGTATGCGACTGCTAaacaaactcctcccctccactccacctcccagtaacaaCGTCCAGTCAGACTCTCTCTACTCAGGACCTGACGATGATCTGTGAATCTGTCTGGGTGACTAGAATAAGACTCACGTTGTTCCATTAATGTTGCTTTTCTGTTCCCATCAGATAATAACagatgtgtgtttgctgtgtttggatccagtgTGATGTCACATGAGTATCTTAAGAACTCAGCTCTGGTCTTGGGCTCTGGTTGTGGTTGTGACAGTAAAGCATCCACTTCAGTCACTGTCTCTGAGATGTTtgtccatccctctctcagaACGTCCTGTAGTTGATCTCTGACTCCTGACACAGCCGCTGTCACATCCTCAAAGTACCTCAGAGGACGGATCTTGATGCTGGATGAGTGTGTAGATCCACTGGGTGCTGACAGTGAGGGGTAGTCCTGTAGAAACTGGTtgtggtcctctgtgtgtgccagcttctgcagctcagcgtctctcctcttcagctcagtgatctcctgctccagcttctcctgaagctctttgactcgactcacttcagtttcctgctgggatctgacctgctgcttcacatcagAGCGTCTTTTCTCCATGAGACGGATCAGCTCAGTGAATATCTTCTCACCGCGCTGCACTGCTTTATCAGCGGAGCCATTGAtagcctccacctcctgttgaagcagcttcacatctttctctctgtcctggattctctgctggatgtttagTCGACTCCCCTTGAGCCCTCTCTGCCTCTTAgtcctttctgctgcagctgagactgTGTCGTGGCCTTTATGTTCCtccacagagcagagataacagatagactgctgatcagtacggcagaacatcttcatcacctcatcaTGACGAGAGCAGACATTCTCCTGGAGCTTCTTGGAGGGCTCcaccagcttgtgtttcttGAATGGAGCTGCTTCAAGATGAGGCTGAAGGTGTTTCTCACAGTAAGAAGCCAGACACTGCAGACAGGACTTACTGGCTCTCAGTTTCCACCCGGTGCAGACGTCACAGGTCACATCTCCAGGTCCAGCATagcagtgatcagcaggagcagcttggagtccagtcttcttcagctcctccactaTACTTGCTATCATGGTGTTTTTCCCCAGGACAGGCCTCGGTGTGAAGGTCTGCCTACACTGAGGGCAGCTGTAGTCTCTCTCCTCATCATCTGTATCCCAGTGGGTTTTAATACAGTTCATGCAgtagctgtgtccacagggaaCAGTCACCGGATCCTTCAGTAGATCCAGACAGATGCAACAAGAGAGGTTTTCTCGGTACGGCTGAACTCCTTTCTGTGCCATTTCAACTCTCAGAGACAGTGACTGACTGAGTTTCAATTCCTCAGAAATGAATCTAGTGTGAGCTCTGATCTACATGTCATGTGTCTGAGCTCTGAATGTCAGCTCTTGTTCGTTCCACCCATCTTGAAACTGTAGATCTAAAGGGGAGGGAACCAGGAAGTGTTTGCTCAGAGTGGAGCTGGCTGTGTTTgagagcaggaagaagagggaggggTTATCCAGCTCCGGTTCAGGAAGAGAATATTGCTGGCTGTAGTTGAATTGGCTGAAGGCTGAGCGCAAAGTTGAGACAAAACACTGATATAATGCAGCTGACAAATGTAGTCCTTGGGAAGGCATCCATCGGCCTCCTTGCAAGAGGAATTATCATTAATAACCTGCTGATTTGTTCTAATTTACATTgaagtgaacatttccattgaaggtgtTCTTCTGCATGTATAACAGGGTGACACTTTGGCTGTCTTTGAGTCCTGTGCCTTGTCTCCTCTGGCTCCAACAGCTCACTCAACTGGACCTCTAGTCCTCCACCTGGG
Coding sequences:
- the LOC117826717 gene encoding tripartite motif-containing protein 16-like: MAQKGVQPDRETFACSICLDLPKDPVTVPCGHSYCMNCIKTHWDKEDEKRDYSCPQCRQTFTPRPVLGKNTMLADLVEELKKTGLQAAPADHCYAGPEDVACDVCTGRKLRACKSCLLCLISFCEKHLQPHLQTPAYKKHKLVEPSKKLQDNVCSRHDEVMKMFCRTDQQSICYLCSVDEHKGHDTVSAAAERTERQRELEGTRLNIQQRIQDREKDVKLFQQEVEVINGSADKAVEHSEEMFTELIRLMEKRRSDVKQQVRSQQETEVSRVKELQEKLEQEITELKRRDAELQKLSHTEDHNQFLQDYPSLSALSGSTHSSSIKTRPLRYFEDVTAAVSGVRDKLQDTLREGWTNISQTVTEVDVLLSQLRPEPEPQTRAEFLRYSRDITLDPNTVHNDLLLSKENREIRFSGEGSYPNHPDRFTDEWQVLSRESLTGRCYWEVEWHGEETYIAVAYKNISREGISEECRFGYNDKSWALFCYRTYSYGFWHNNIETPIPADGSSRIGVYLDHEAGILSFYAVSETMTLLHRVQTTFTQPLHAGIRVEFHYSYVAEFVN
- the LOC117827429 gene encoding tripartite motif-containing protein 16-like, encoding MAQKGVQPYRENLSCCICLDLLKDPVTVPCGHSYCMNCIKTHWDTDDEERDYSCPQCRQTFTPRPVLGKNTMIASIVEELKKTGLQAAPADHCYAGPGDVTCDVCTGWKLRASKSCLQCLASYCEKHLQPHLEAAPFKKHKLVEPSKKLQENVCSRHDEVMKMFCRTDQQSICYLCSVEEHKGHDTVSAAAERTKRQRGLKGSRLNIQQRIQDREKDVKLLQQEVEAINGSADKAVQRGEKIFTELIRLMEKRRSDVKQQVRSQQETEVSRVKELQEKLEQEITELKRRDAELQKLAHTEDHNQFLQDYPSLSAPSGSTHSSSIKIRPLRYFEDVTAAVSGVRDQLQDVLREGWTNISETVTEVDALLSQPQPEPKTRAEFLRYSCDITLDPNTANTHLLLSDGNRKATLMEQRESYSSHPDRFTDHRQVLSRESLTGRCYWEVEWRGGVCLAVAYKNISRAESSNECVFGYNDKSWSLDCSKKSCHFWFNNVQTPVSGPRSSRVGVYLDHRAGTLSFYSVSKTMTLLHRVQTTFTQPLHAGLWIYWSFGSTAKLCSGK